A DNA window from Moorella thermoacetica contains the following coding sequences:
- a CDS encoding LacI family DNA-binding transcriptional regulator, translated as MDNPSIVDVAKRAGVSITTVSRIINNTSYPVAAKTREKVLKAIEELHYSPNKIAQRLKKSTSDIVGLIVRDVCDPYFAEIARGVTDRASQVGYLCFLCNTGRNLENEFRYHDLLWQHRVKGIILAGGGLDQPDYKQILQKQLERHEKYGLKIIALAPQGLEMPYVMINDYEAGKKITEYLIERGHRKIGFIGGPEKVFTSKERLKSYKDAMDAIGMKCEEYIIHCDFSRKGGYEACNLLLSKVQDLTAICCVNDNIAIGAISAIKEHGYKIPEDISIISIGNITEAKYTDPPLTTLSIPHYEMGQLAIDVIAEGKTDVRIILNTRIIERKSVDFSQKTR; from the coding sequence GTGGATAACCCTTCGATTGTAGACGTTGCAAAACGTGCCGGAGTATCAATTACTACCGTTTCACGAATAATTAATAATACATCGTACCCAGTGGCTGCCAAGACACGGGAAAAGGTATTGAAAGCAATTGAGGAATTACACTATAGTCCAAATAAAATTGCGCAGAGGCTAAAGAAAAGTACTAGCGATATAGTGGGGTTAATTGTCCGGGATGTTTGCGATCCGTATTTTGCAGAGATAGCTAGGGGAGTAACGGATAGAGCAAGCCAAGTTGGCTATCTGTGTTTTTTATGTAATACCGGACGTAATCTTGAAAACGAATTTAGATACCACGATCTCCTCTGGCAACATAGAGTTAAAGGCATAATATTAGCTGGAGGCGGCCTTGACCAACCGGATTATAAGCAAATACTTCAGAAGCAGCTTGAGAGACATGAGAAATATGGGTTAAAAATTATTGCCTTAGCGCCTCAGGGATTGGAAATGCCGTATGTTATGATAAATGATTATGAGGCCGGAAAGAAAATCACAGAGTACCTGATTGAGCGAGGACATAGAAAAATCGGTTTTATTGGTGGTCCAGAAAAAGTATTCACTTCCAAAGAGAGACTAAAAAGTTATAAAGATGCGATGGATGCTATCGGAATGAAGTGCGAGGAATATATTATTCACTGCGATTTTTCACGAAAGGGGGGTTATGAAGCCTGTAATCTACTTCTTTCCAAGGTACAAGATTTAACAGCGATATGCTGCGTAAACGATAACATAGCTATTGGGGCAATTAGTGCTATTAAAGAACATGGATATAAAATTCCGGAAGATATTTCAATCATCAGTATAGGTAACATTACTGAAGCAAAATACACAGATCCTCCTCTTACAACGCTCTCAATTCCCCATTATGAAATGGGTCAGCTCGCTATAGATGTCATAGCTGAAGGGAAAACGGATGTTAGAATCATTTTAAACACCCGTATTATTGAGAGAAAATCAGTTGATTTTTCTCAGAAAACAAGGTGA
- a CDS encoding dihydrodipicolinate synthase family protein has translation MREKWSGIFPAIMVPLKEDYTINEKEFRNYIDWLLTFTDQGITGLVTNGHTGEISGFNPEERKRITKIAAEQVAGRCLVVSGVSAEGTFEAIEQAKAAQEAGADGILLMPPHIWLRFGMKPESALKFVQDVASAIDIKIIIHLYPASTKAFYPIELLLEMVKIPNVVAVKMGTRDMPMYERDVRILRQKAPEIALLTCHDENLLSTMIQGVDGALVGFAGCVPELVTALFQAVQKEDLKEAKKINERLFGVSSAIYQIGQPSGEAHARMKEFLCQRKVFSLPLMRPPIVPLDQKEKDKVAKAVADYGISIVNLV, from the coding sequence ATGCGCGAAAAATGGAGTGGAATTTTTCCTGCGATCATGGTCCCGCTTAAAGAAGACTATACCATTAATGAAAAAGAGTTTAGAAATTATATTGATTGGTTGCTTACCTTTACTGATCAGGGAATAACAGGTCTTGTAACTAACGGGCATACGGGAGAAATATCGGGTTTCAATCCGGAAGAAAGAAAGCGCATCACAAAGATTGCTGCCGAACAAGTTGCGGGCAGATGCTTGGTTGTATCAGGGGTTTCGGCGGAAGGAACCTTTGAAGCAATAGAACAGGCCAAAGCAGCGCAGGAGGCAGGTGCTGATGGAATTTTGCTAATGCCTCCGCATATTTGGCTGAGATTTGGTATGAAGCCGGAGTCTGCTCTCAAGTTTGTGCAGGATGTTGCCTCAGCCATCGATATTAAAATTATCATTCATCTTTATCCCGCTTCGACGAAGGCATTTTATCCCATTGAACTTCTATTAGAAATGGTAAAAATTCCTAACGTAGTAGCTGTCAAGATGGGAACTCGTGATATGCCAATGTATGAAAGGGATGTTCGGATTTTACGCCAAAAGGCACCTGAAATAGCGTTACTAACTTGTCACGATGAAAACTTGCTATCTACAATGATACAAGGTGTTGATGGTGCACTGGTCGGCTTTGCCGGCTGCGTTCCGGAATTGGTTACTGCTTTGTTCCAAGCTGTTCAAAAGGAAGATTTGAAAGAAGCGAAAAAGATTAATGAAAGATTATTTGGGGTTTCAAGTGCTATTTACCAAATTGGTCAACCTAGCGGGGAAGCTCATGCCCGTATGAAAGAATTCCTGTGTCAGCGGAAAGTATTTTCACTGCCATTAATGAGGCCACCCATTGTTCCTCTCGATCAAAAAGAAAAAGATAAGGTGGCAAAGGCAGTGGCTGATTATGGAATAAGTATAGTTAATTTAGTTTAA
- a CDS encoding MFS transporter produces MDQVRNKILDSGMRGSSITNQSSQLITRIESVPFSRWHIKPRVIMGSATFFDAFDTLSLSYAMPVLIGLWHLNPGQIGILIGIGYLGQAIGALLFGSIAERFGRVFSAKWATLVMSIMAIACAFAGNYNELVALRFIQGIGVGGEVPVAAAYINEISRASGRGRFFMLYEMVYPIGLMVTAQLGTIIVPSLGWKWMFFIGGGTGIIIVLLMNLLKESPRWLISKGRFEEAERIIEEIEASTDQRIPVNIKGTQEAVKGNWKELFSPFYRGRTIVVWMLWFSTYFVSNGLNNWLPSLYKTVYKLPLQTSLRAASLTNLIQIVAVFACAMLIDKVGRKLWATIAFLVASLLLGILWINGAATAYSVMYLGSLAYGVIGTVTVLLYLYTPEIYPTRMRAVGTAFATTWLRLASAIAPTIVGFILGTRGISKVFALFACVSVIGAFMAIRMVETREKMLEEIAP; encoded by the coding sequence ATGGACCAAGTAAGAAATAAAATTTTGGATTCCGGCATGCGCGGAAGTTCTATAACCAATCAATCCTCACAACTCATTACACGAATAGAAAGCGTTCCTTTTTCGCGCTGGCACATCAAGCCGCGTGTGATTATGGGCAGCGCTACCTTTTTTGATGCATTTGACACCTTATCCCTCTCATATGCTATGCCGGTATTAATAGGGCTATGGCATTTGAATCCAGGCCAAATCGGAATACTTATTGGCATTGGATATCTTGGACAGGCTATAGGTGCGCTATTGTTCGGATCGATTGCCGAGCGTTTTGGCCGCGTTTTTAGTGCGAAATGGGCCACTTTAGTGATGTCTATAATGGCTATTGCTTGCGCCTTTGCAGGAAATTACAATGAGTTGGTGGCACTGCGTTTTATACAGGGAATCGGTGTTGGTGGCGAAGTTCCTGTAGCAGCCGCCTATATTAATGAAATTTCTCGTGCTTCTGGTCGGGGTCGTTTCTTCATGCTTTATGAGATGGTTTATCCTATTGGATTGATGGTAACTGCCCAGCTTGGGACCATTATTGTACCAAGCCTGGGGTGGAAATGGATGTTCTTCATAGGCGGTGGAACAGGCATAATCATTGTTCTACTTATGAATTTGCTGAAGGAATCACCTCGCTGGCTTATTTCCAAAGGACGGTTCGAGGAGGCCGAGCGCATAATTGAAGAGATTGAGGCAAGCACCGACCAACGCATACCTGTCAATATTAAGGGAACTCAGGAGGCAGTTAAAGGTAACTGGAAGGAGTTATTCTCACCATTCTACCGGGGGAGGACAATAGTCGTTTGGATGTTATGGTTTTCAACATATTTTGTTTCAAACGGCCTGAATAACTGGTTACCCAGTCTGTACAAGACAGTCTATAAACTTCCCCTACAGACTTCTTTGCGGGCAGCATCGCTTACAAACCTTATCCAAATAGTTGCTGTATTTGCATGTGCGATGCTAATTGATAAGGTAGGCCGTAAATTATGGGCAACTATAGCATTTCTCGTGGCTAGTTTGCTTCTTGGAATACTTTGGATAAACGGTGCAGCGACTGCCTACAGCGTCATGTACCTTGGGTCGTTAGCTTATGGCGTCATTGGCACGGTAACGGTTCTGCTTTATTTGTATACTCCGGAAATTTATCCAACCAGGATGCGAGCAGTTGGAACAGCATTTGCTACTACATGGTTGCGTCTCGCATCAGCAATTGCTCCTACCATAGTAGGATTTATTTTAGGGACTAGAGGGATTTCCAAGGTTTTTGCACTATTTGCATGTGTTAGCGTTATTGGTGCTTTTATGGCTATCCGGATGGTTGAAACGAGGGAAAAGATGTTAGAAGAGATTGCACCCTAA
- the pckA gene encoding phosphoenolpyruvate carboxykinase (ATP), with the protein MSNTYGLERLGIINPGTIYRNLPMARLVEIALARGEGLLASNGALSVNTGKYTGRSPHDRYIVDTPAVHDSISWGAVNQPVSEATFERLYSRLTAYLQGKDLFVFDGFVGADPAYRMPIRIVNEYAWQNLFVHQLFIRPTAEELAGHEPRFTVICAPGFKAIPEEDGTRSEAFIILNFDRRLVIIGGTSYAGEMKKSIFTVMNYLLPEQGVCPMHCSANMGPAGDTALFFGLSGTGKTTLSADPERYLIGDDEHGWSDKGIFNFEGGCYAKCIKLSAEHEPQIWNAIRFGSVLENVMVDPDCRIIDYDSDALTENTRAAYPVDFIPNAVIPGVGGHPQTVVFLTADAFGVMPPIAKLTREQAMYYFLSGYTSKLAGTERGVTEPKATFSTCFGAPFLPRSPMVYANLLGERIARHNASVYLVNTGWTGGPYGTGRRMSLPYTRAMVRAALNGELDKVEFTPDPVFGFLVPKACPGVPAEILNPRNTWAETEKYDAMARKLASLFRENFAKFKDVPVSIQEAGVVG; encoded by the coding sequence ATGAGTAATACTTATGGTTTAGAGCGATTGGGCATCATTAATCCTGGCACTATTTATCGTAACCTGCCGATGGCCCGGCTGGTTGAAATAGCCCTGGCCCGGGGAGAAGGCCTCCTAGCTTCCAATGGGGCTTTAAGCGTTAATACCGGCAAGTACACCGGCCGTTCCCCCCACGACAGGTATATCGTGGACACTCCCGCCGTTCACGACAGCATCAGTTGGGGTGCCGTCAACCAGCCCGTGAGCGAGGCGACCTTTGAACGCCTCTACAGTCGCCTGACCGCCTACCTCCAGGGAAAGGATCTCTTCGTTTTTGACGGCTTTGTCGGGGCCGATCCTGCCTACCGCATGCCTATCAGGATTGTCAATGAGTATGCCTGGCAGAACCTGTTTGTCCACCAGCTTTTTATCAGGCCGACGGCGGAAGAACTGGCCGGGCATGAGCCCCGGTTTACCGTTATCTGCGCTCCGGGCTTCAAGGCCATTCCGGAGGAAGACGGTACCCGTTCCGAAGCCTTTATTATTTTAAACTTTGACCGGCGGCTGGTGATCATCGGCGGTACCTCCTATGCCGGCGAGATGAAAAAATCCATTTTTACCGTCATGAATTATTTGTTGCCAGAGCAAGGTGTTTGCCCCATGCACTGCTCGGCTAACATGGGCCCGGCAGGCGATACGGCCCTGTTCTTCGGTCTTTCCGGTACCGGCAAGACTACCCTGTCGGCCGATCCGGAACGCTACCTTATTGGCGACGATGAGCATGGATGGTCGGACAAGGGCATTTTTAACTTTGAAGGCGGTTGTTATGCTAAGTGCATCAAGCTCTCCGCCGAGCATGAACCCCAGATCTGGAATGCCATCCGTTTCGGCAGCGTCCTGGAGAATGTGATGGTAGACCCCGATTGCCGAATCATTGACTACGACAGCGATGCCCTGACGGAAAACACCCGCGCTGCCTACCCGGTAGATTTTATCCCTAACGCCGTCATCCCCGGGGTGGGTGGCCATCCCCAGACGGTGGTTTTTCTCACCGCTGACGCCTTTGGCGTTATGCCGCCGATAGCCAAACTCACCCGGGAACAGGCCATGTACTATTTCCTGTCCGGTTATACCAGCAAGCTAGCCGGTACCGAGCGGGGGGTTACCGAGCCCAAGGCGACTTTCTCGACTTGTTTCGGGGCACCCTTCCTGCCTCGGTCGCCCATGGTTTACGCCAACCTCCTGGGGGAAAGGATAGCCAGGCATAACGCCAGCGTTTACCTGGTCAATACCGGCTGGACAGGGGGGCCCTATGGCACTGGCCGGCGTATGAGCCTGCCCTATACTCGGGCCATGGTCAGGGCGGCTTTAAACGGTGAACTGGATAAGGTGGAATTTACCCCCGACCCTGTTTTCGGCTTCCTGGTACCTAAAGCCTGCCCCGGAGTCCCGGCTGAAATTCTCAATCCACGCAACACCTGGGCAGAAACGGAAAAATATGATGCCATGGCTCGCAAGCTAGCCAGCCTCTTCAGGGAGAACTTTGCCAAATTTAAGGACGTACCGGTCAGCATCCAGGAGGCCGGAGTGGTTGGTTGA
- a CDS encoding nucleotidyltransferase domain-containing protein, which yields MPIPEKQLETWAHQGAISTAKSTHESVRNALFESKSLRQMDLDVYLQGSYKNSTNIRGDSDVDIIVQLNSVFIPDTSGLSSSEREQFVMTYGDAAYSWDNFRMDVLKALREYYGSKAITESNKSIKVAGVSGRLPSDVVVCLQYRKYRRFRGIGDEDYIEGIIFYTLVERRKVINYPKKHYVNGVNKQKRTDNFYKRTVRMFKNARTYLVDNGTVDAKLAPSYFLECLLYNVPDRFFTTSYQETFYQVLKWLCQTNLSGFTCQNEQLPLFGSSPEQWSETRAQKLIESLIKLWNQW from the coding sequence ATGCCGATACCGGAAAAACAGCTTGAAACATGGGCTCACCAGGGTGCGATCTCTACCGCTAAGTCCACGCATGAGTCTGTGCGAAACGCCTTGTTCGAAAGTAAATCATTAAGACAAATGGATTTGGATGTTTACTTGCAGGGCTCCTACAAGAACAGTACTAACATACGTGGAGATAGCGACGTTGATATTATCGTCCAACTCAACTCTGTATTCATCCCAGACACCTCTGGGCTTTCGTCATCCGAAAGGGAGCAGTTCGTGATGACCTATGGTGATGCTGCATACTCCTGGGATAATTTCAGAATGGATGTTCTTAAGGCTCTGAGGGAATATTACGGCTCCAAAGCAATCACCGAGAGTAATAAGTCAATAAAGGTAGCAGGAGTATCTGGTAGGCTCCCATCCGATGTAGTAGTCTGCCTCCAATATCGTAAATATAGACGTTTTCGCGGGATAGGGGACGAGGACTATATAGAAGGCATTATTTTTTATACCTTGGTGGAACGAAGAAAGGTTATTAACTACCCCAAGAAACACTATGTCAACGGGGTTAACAAACAAAAAAGAACTGATAACTTTTATAAGCGAACCGTAAGAATGTTCAAGAACGCCAGGACCTATCTAGTGGATAACGGAACGGTTGACGCAAAACTCGCGCCGTCATACTTTCTTGAGTGCCTCCTGTACAATGTTCCAGACCGGTTTTTTACTACCAGCTATCAAGAGACATTTTATCAGGTACTCAAATGGTTGTGTCAGACCAACCTTTCAGGGTTTACATGTCAAAATGAACAACTACCCTTATTTGGATCTTCACCAGAGCAGTGGTCTGAAACGAGAGCCCAGAAATTGATAGAGAGCCTTATTAAGTTGTGGAACCAGTGGTGA
- a CDS encoding IS3 family transposase, translating to MKKSQPSLADKVAIAHKWITAGYNATLVLRIVGVSRSTYYYQLTHEPKPHTTTGGRPFPGHSLTVGGRKVSDEQIKEWIMESISGDGYAYGYRKLTHMLRQDHELVVNEKKVYRLCKELDILRPQRNLRRKHPRNLAQNRTITAPNQLWEVDVKYGYIAGEDRFFFVLSYIDVYDRQIVGYHIGLTCEARHAVETFRAALWKRQILQRNLPLPIIRSDNGPQFVSHLFESECERWNVLHERIPPKTPNMNAYIESYHRLLEDECLSMGEFGTYAEAYQAVVEFVSRYNNRRLHSSLHYLSPAKFYRRHIETGLQPRYPVRV from the coding sequence ATTAAAAAAAGCCAACCCTCACTTGCAGATAAAGTAGCCATTGCGCACAAGTGGATCACAGCCGGGTACAACGCTACTCTCGTGCTGCGCATAGTGGGGGTTTCTCGATCCACCTATTATTATCAATTAACACATGAACCCAAGCCGCATACCACGACGGGTGGACGTCCGTTTCCTGGTCATTCACTGACTGTGGGCGGCCGCAAGGTCAGTGATGAACAGATTAAGGAATGGATTATGGAGTCTATTTCCGGTGATGGTTACGCCTACGGGTACCGTAAGCTCACTCATATGCTTCGACAAGATCATGAGCTGGTGGTGAACGAGAAAAAGGTATACCGCTTGTGTAAGGAACTGGATATTCTGCGGCCACAACGGAACCTCCGTCGGAAACACCCGCGGAATTTGGCCCAGAACCGCACTATCACAGCGCCAAACCAGCTCTGGGAGGTCGATGTCAAGTACGGATACATTGCAGGAGAAGACCGGTTTTTCTTTGTGCTGTCGTACATTGACGTCTATGACAGGCAGATTGTGGGCTATCATATTGGTCTAACCTGTGAAGCCAGACATGCCGTTGAAACTTTTCGAGCAGCATTGTGGAAACGTCAGATTCTTCAAAGGAATTTACCATTACCCATCATCCGTTCGGATAATGGACCCCAGTTTGTAAGCCATCTGTTTGAATCGGAATGTGAGCGATGGAATGTCCTACACGAGAGAATACCGCCCAAGACACCGAATATGAACGCATATATCGAATCGTACCATCGGCTTCTTGAGGATGAATGCTTGTCGATGGGCGAGTTTGGGACCTACGCGGAGGCATATCAGGCGGTCGTGGAATTCGTTAGCCGTTATAACAACCGCCGATTGCACTCTAGTTTACACTACCTGTCGCCGGCCAAGTTTTACCGTCGTCATATCGAGACAGGATTGCAGCCCAGATATCCCGTGAGGGTGTGA
- a CDS encoding transposase — protein MERRKFTLEFKRQVVEQAIAAGNNSVVARKYDIRPNIVSRWVRQYKAGQPMQGSSPKGNATHVTQQEHARLVAENRELDKQNTHLKQLLGEKDLEIAILRDLLKKANPHLQIK, from the coding sequence GTGGAACGTCGGAAATTTACCCTAGAGTTCAAGCGCCAGGTCGTCGAACAGGCCATCGCTGCCGGAAATAATTCCGTCGTTGCTCGGAAGTATGATATCCGGCCGAATATTGTCAGCCGATGGGTTCGTCAGTACAAAGCCGGCCAACCCATGCAAGGCAGTAGCCCAAAGGGAAACGCCACCCACGTTACTCAGCAGGAACACGCCCGACTCGTTGCAGAGAACCGTGAGTTAGACAAACAGAATACCCATCTAAAGCAACTTCTGGGCGAAAAAGACCTTGAAATTGCTATATTGCGTGACCTATTAAAAAAAGCCAACCCTCACTTGCAGATAAAGTAG
- the istA gene encoding IS21 family transposase: MYKWQRIKALHAQGVGIRQIARDVGVSRNTVRKYLKEAGPPQFKAREYTKELDKFLEEIKVMLAKGYIGTRIYKELKDKGYQGSLASVHRYLRAIKEDDRTAKLATTRVETGPGKQMQYDWKVWTLPVDGKLVKIYLHEVVLSYSRMKFYTFSLSITTADVIRVLIEAIDFFGGYAPELVIDNGKQMVITHQKDGIVRYNDEFLKFCGLYGIEPCPCANYRARTKGKVERPFYYVQEHLLRGLEVGNLNEFAVKLSEFQEAYNKRPHSTLGRPPAEMFAEEKECLVKIPAVEPALLHHKEPLKPRN; this comes from the coding sequence ATGTACAAATGGCAGCGCATCAAGGCACTGCACGCTCAAGGGGTCGGCATCAGGCAAATAGCAAGGGATGTTGGGGTGTCCAGGAATACCGTCAGGAAGTACCTTAAAGAAGCCGGCCCTCCCCAGTTTAAAGCCAGGGAGTATACCAAAGAACTGGACAAGTTTCTGGAAGAAATAAAGGTTATGCTTGCCAAAGGATATATCGGCACAAGGATTTACAAAGAACTGAAAGATAAGGGCTATCAAGGCTCCCTGGCCAGCGTCCACCGTTATCTTAGGGCCATCAAGGAAGATGACAGGACCGCTAAATTAGCCACCACCCGGGTGGAAACAGGCCCAGGTAAACAGATGCAGTACGATTGGAAGGTGTGGACGCTACCAGTTGACGGGAAGCTCGTGAAAATATATCTCCACGAAGTGGTCTTATCCTACAGCCGGATGAAATTCTACACCTTCTCTTTAAGCATCACCACCGCCGATGTGATCCGGGTTCTGATTGAAGCCATTGACTTCTTCGGCGGTTATGCCCCGGAGTTGGTGATAGACAACGGCAAGCAAATGGTTATCACCCACCAGAAGGACGGTATTGTCCGGTATAATGACGAGTTTTTAAAATTCTGCGGGCTGTATGGCATTGAGCCCTGTCCTTGCGCCAACTACCGTGCCCGGACCAAGGGAAAGGTAGAACGCCCCTTTTACTATGTCCAGGAACACCTGCTGCGGGGCCTGGAGGTGGGGAACTTAAACGAATTCGCTGTAAAGCTTTCCGAGTTCCAGGAAGCCTACAACAAAAGGCCCCACAGCACCTTAGGCCGGCCGCCGGCGGAAATGTTTGCCGAGGAAAAAGAATGCCTTGTTAAAATACCGGCTGTCGAACCGGCCTTATTACACCATAAAGAACCTCTTAAGCCCCGAAATTAG
- a CDS encoding DUF6884 domain-containing protein — MYTRERREWGDMVLSQLSKVSDVDHDDFIVLAGEVYHENLLPHLSHFWLPLKGKRQGEWISELEKLIKLEKETDKVLVLHMLFSALPRLDWTMIGQLPYQNGIYIMFEKGESYRNMDRIVRVGTHRGQDRLKKRLRDHFVREDADSSIFRKNIGRTFLNMTLDPYLQVWEIDMHKSGEKRDYGHLIDERLEAELEAKISQYLRSSITFVCFPVDEEEERLRLEEGIIATLNSHPSFGPSNNWLGLNSPVPEIAGSGLWNRQGLDGQPLSANEVERIKWLVRFGNDSYRNNAGYKARIQRAVNCVTMTGKNYNSERKTADDIRKYIDKLLQEAKRRGEDYIDLVSGDIHKQLGMKNRMPQVCRIMYEKMQAGDKVIHTTPSGKSSTIKIRYYLK; from the coding sequence ATCTACACCCGGGAACGGAGAGAATGGGGAGATATGGTGCTAAGCCAACTAAGCAAGGTTTCTGATGTGGATCATGATGATTTTATTGTTTTGGCAGGTGAAGTTTATCATGAGAACTTACTACCCCATCTGAGCCATTTCTGGCTTCCGCTTAAAGGTAAAAGGCAAGGCGAATGGATTTCGGAGTTGGAGAAGCTGATTAAGCTTGAAAAAGAAACAGATAAAGTATTAGTTCTTCACATGCTCTTTAGTGCTCTGCCACGACTGGATTGGACGATGATAGGACAGCTTCCCTATCAGAATGGCATATATATCATGTTTGAAAAGGGCGAAAGCTATCGTAACATGGACAGGATCGTCCGCGTAGGTACCCACCGGGGTCAAGACCGTTTGAAAAAAAGGTTAAGAGACCACTTTGTTAGGGAGGATGCTGATAGCAGCATTTTCCGCAAAAACATCGGCCGTACTTTTTTGAATATGACTTTGGATCCATATTTACAAGTGTGGGAAATTGATATGCACAAATCTGGGGAAAAAAGAGACTACGGACACTTAATTGATGAAAGGCTGGAAGCTGAACTTGAGGCAAAGATTAGCCAGTATTTAAGAAGTAGTATCACTTTTGTTTGTTTTCCGGTTGATGAAGAAGAGGAACGGCTGCGATTGGAGGAAGGTATTATTGCAACGCTTAACAGCCATCCTTCATTTGGCCCGAGTAACAATTGGCTAGGCCTGAATAGCCCTGTACCGGAAATAGCCGGCAGTGGGCTTTGGAATAGACAGGGTCTGGATGGTCAACCGTTATCAGCTAATGAAGTAGAGCGGATTAAATGGCTTGTCAGATTTGGTAATGATAGCTACAGGAACAATGCGGGTTATAAAGCACGAATACAAAGAGCGGTGAATTGTGTTACAATGACTGGAAAAAATTATAATTCAGAACGAAAAACAGCTGATGATATAAGAAAATACATAGATAAATTGTTGCAGGAAGCAAAAAGACGAGGCGAAGACTATATTGATTTAGTTTCAGGGGATATTCATAAGCAGTTGGGTATGAAAAACAGGATGCCGCAGGTGTGCAGAATTATGTATGAGAAAATGCAGGCAGGAGATAAGGTTATACATACTACCCCCAGTGGTAAGAGTTCGACGATAAAAATCAGGTATTATCTAAAATAG